The DNA region CAGATCGTCACGGAGCGTTCCGACCGCACCTACGTATTCCCCGACATGACCATCCGCCCTCCCGAAAAGTACGCGGGTACGTGGTGGAGAAAGGATTTCCTTGCCGAACGATTCCCCGCGGAAAGAAAGGGGTTGGACCGATATTACCGCATGTACGTACGGTTCATGAAGCTCATCACGATCGCACGGAAGGCCGAGCGCGCAAAGGGCTTGTCCGCGTTCGCGCTCAAGGTGAAGTTATACGCCACACTGCTGCCGCTCGTCCCCAGGATACGCTGGAGCGCGCAGAAAATGTCCGATTATCTTTTCACCGACAACAGGCTCAAGGCGATCTTCATCTCCATACTCGCCGACTTCGTGGTGCGCCCCAGCCAGTTCCCGGGACTCGGCATCCCGGCCGTGAACCCGGAACCGGCGTTCGACAGGCGCGTCCCGCTCGATATTGCGCCCGGTACAAAGCAGCCCAGCTACAGGCTCGTCCAGGGAGGGTGCAGGACGATCATAGACGCCCTCGCGGGCGCGATAAAGGCGCGCGGAGGCAGGATTATCACGGGGGTCGTGGCGACCAGGATCATGATCGAAAACAACATGGTCAAGGGGGTGCTCTGCGGGGACGGTTCCCGGTATGATGCGGACCTGGTTCTCGCAAGCGGCGGGGCGAAGGAGGCGTTTCTCGATCTCGTGGGAAAAGAGCTCCTCCCGAAAAAATTTGCGGCGCATATCGAAAGTATTCCGCTCATGCAGTCGATCCTCATGGTCCACCTGGGCATCGACTTCGACCCGCGCCCGTTTCAAAAGGACGCCGTGTGCTATTACTACAGAACATACGACGTCGAAGAGGCCGTCGACAATCTGCAGAAGGGCGTCTACCACGAGGGAAATGACGGATTTCTCATATATATTCCATCGATATTTTCGAACACAAGTGCTCCTGCCGGCAAGTACGCGGTTACCGTATACACCGTTGCCCCCAATACGCTCAATAAAGGGTCCTGGAGCGACAGGAAAGAAGAGCTCGCCGACACGCTGCTCCGGTTCGCCGAGGAGATCATCCCGGGACTGCGCGCGGGGGCCCGGACGAAAACCGTATTTACCCCGGAGGATTTCCGCGCGCGCACCCACCTGAAACACCACGCGTTCGGCGGCTGCGCGCCGGTTATGGGGACGAAGGGGGCGCCCCACCGGACACCGGTAAGGGGACTATGGTTTATCGGCGCACAGAGCGAGAGCGGGGCGGGCATGAACAATGTCGTCGAGGGAGCCTGGCGGGCGGCGAGAATGATAATGAAAGAAAACAGTATTCCCGGCTGAGCGGGGTATCTGTCCATAACCGGTGGAGATCCAGGCGACCTCGCGTATCGGCGA from Spirochaetota bacterium includes:
- a CDS encoding NAD(P)/FAD-dependent oxidoreductase is translated as MKVVIIGSGIAGMTAGAYLSRYGCAVTVLEQNDDIGGVTGGFTRDGYSWDMGQLVLEGFGPGEQAGIVLEELGVLEQIVTERSDRTYVFPDMTIRPPEKYAGTWWRKDFLAERFPAERKGLDRYYRMYVRFMKLITIARKAERAKGLSAFALKVKLYATLLPLVPRIRWSAQKMSDYLFTDNRLKAIFISILADFVVRPSQFPGLGIPAVNPEPAFDRRVPLDIAPGTKQPSYRLVQGGCRTIIDALAGAIKARGGRIITGVVATRIMIENNMVKGVLCGDGSRYDADLVLASGGAKEAFLDLVGKELLPKKFAAHIESIPLMQSILMVHLGIDFDPRPFQKDAVCYYYRTYDVEEAVDNLQKGVYHEGNDGFLIYIPSIFSNTSAPAGKYAVTVYTVAPNTLNKGSWSDRKEELADTLLRFAEEIIPGLRAGARTKTVFTPEDFRARTHLKHHAFGGCAPVMGTKGAPHRTPVRGLWFIGAQSESGAGMNNVVEGAWRAARMIMKENSIPG